The genomic stretch CGCATCAGTTGCGAATCTTCAGCTCCGTTTTTTCGGGGTGCTTTTTCAGATGCAGGTAACGGTGATAAGCAGTCTGGGCGGCCTTTTTTACTATCTGCCGGACCTCAGGATTCTGCAGGACCTCGGCGAAGCGCGGGGTACTCCGAATCTCATCATTGACCCAGTAGTGGTCCTTCTCCTCAGGCCGGAAGCTTACATCATCGCCGTTCAGGCTGATATCCTCCTCCAGCAAAGTCCCAAGAAGTTCTGCGACACTGGTGGTAAAACAGCGGCGCAGGTCATCCAGCTTTTCTGAATTGGTAACGCGGTTTCTAAACTTACTGAAAAAATCTTTTTCTACTTCGTGAAGATTTTGATTAGACCTTGAACTCATTCTTTGCCTCCTTGGAACGGGTCGACTATCGTGAGTTTCTTAAATGGACGCTGCAACAGGCCTCTTCTTCTAATGTACTTACTACATCCTCAAGAGTGAACCGGATTTTTGCCTTTCTTCCAGCGCTGGTAGTAAGCAAGAGCAATCAGCATTACCCCGTTGCTGTACACTCCGGTTCCCATCTTGTCAAAAACCTCGGACTCAGAAATGGGGGCAAACTCTACTCTTTCGTGGATATCCAGCTTCTGCTCCGCCACATGTTCAAGACCCAGGGCTACAAAGGTATGGGTGTGGTTGGTCATGAAGGCGGGATTGGGATTTACGGATCCGATACAAATGAGCTCCGCTGCGCGGCAGCCTGTCTCTTCCAGAAGCTCCCGGGCTGCAGCGTCTGCGGGGTCCTCTCCGCTGTCCGCCGCGCCGGCGGGAAACTCGACTGTCAGCTCCCCGGAGCCGTGCCGGAACTGACGAACCATCAGGAAATCCCGGGAACCATCGGGCTTCTCGATTACCGGAATTATGGTAACCCACTCCGGGGCTTCGATCAGAACAAACTCCGCTTCTTTTTCTTCTCCGTCCCGGCGCTTCGCGGCAGAAAGGGTAAAGATCGGAGTCTTCGCCACAACCCGGCGCTCGAGTTCTTTCCAATGGTGGTGCGAGTCAGGCTGTTTCCATCTCACGATGCAGCACCATCCGTATCGTTTCCGGTATCCAGCAGCCTTGTCAGGGTCTCAGCACAGGCCGCGAGGAACTCCGTACGCTTTGAGTAATCCGTACTCCGGGTTTCCGGCAGGACCAGAACCTCCGCAGGTCCGAAACCGCAGTAATGAAAGACCCTCTTTTGCCACATGTCAGCCGCCGGTACCGGTTCAGTGGCGTCCGCGTCGGAGCTGATTACCGTTATGGCCTTTTTTCCTTTGAGTAATGGCATCCGCCTGATCCTGCCGCTGAAATCCTCCTCAAAGCTGAAAGCAAAACCCGGCTGCAGGACCCGGTCCAGCCAGCCTTTTACTATTCCCGGAGGAGCTCCCCACCAGTCGGGATGGACCCAGGCAACCAGTTCGGCATTTTGTATCAACTGCTGGTGTTTCTGCACAGCAGTATCAAAGCTGAATCGCCGGGCAGCCTCTTCCGAGGTCAGCACGGGATCGAACCCCTCGGCGTAGAGGTTCAGAATTTCAGCGCCTGCTCCAGCACCTTCAGCTGCTTCGCGAAGGGCTTCTGCCGCAGCACCACAGAAAGATGATGAATCGGGGTGTCCGAGAATAATAAGAACAGCTTTATTCATACATAAAGCCTACCCCCGCGAGGTTTTTTGTTCAAGGTCAATCAATCCCGGCTTTTATGAACACGTACTTTTCGTTTGACAGTTTACGCATCTATCACTATC from Marispirochaeta sp. encodes the following:
- a CDS encoding NUDIX hydrolase, with translation MRWKQPDSHHHWKELERRVVAKTPIFTLSAAKRRDGEEKEAEFVLIEAPEWVTIIPVIEKPDGSRDFLMVRQFRHGSGELTVEFPAGAADSGEDPADAAARELLEETGCRAAELICIGSVNPNPAFMTNHTHTFVALGLEHVAEQKLDIHERVEFAPISESEVFDKMGTGVYSNGVMLIALAYYQRWKKGKNPVHS
- a CDS encoding NAD(P)H-dependent oxidoreductase gives rise to the protein MNKAVLIILGHPDSSSFCGAAAEALREAAEGAGAGAEILNLYAEGFDPVLTSEEAARRFSFDTAVQKHQQLIQNAELVAWVHPDWWGAPPGIVKGWLDRVLQPGFAFSFEEDFSGRIRRMPLLKGKKAITVISSDADATEPVPAADMWQKRVFHYCGFGPAEVLVLPETRSTDYSKRTEFLAACAETLTRLLDTGNDTDGAAS